Genomic DNA from Candidatus Methylomirabilota bacterium:
CGGTCCAGGAAGCCTTCCGCAAGGAGTTCCGCGCGTGGCTCGCGGCGAACCTTCCTCCCGACCTCTGCCTGGACGACGCCGCGGACGACCGCGTGGCGTCGGATCGCGAGACCTTCGAGCGCCGCCGCGCCTGGCAGAAGACGATGCACGCCGCGGGCTGGGTCGGCATCACGTGGCCGACGGAGTACGGGGGCCGCGGCGCGGGGCTGATCGAGCGCGTGATCTGGGAGGAGGAGTACGCGGCGGCGCGGGCGCCGGTGTTGCCGGGGAACATGGCGCTGAACCTCGTGGGCCCGACGATCATCCACTGGGGCACCGACGCGCAGAAGCGCCGCCACCTCCCCGCGATCCTCGCCGCCGACGAGATTTGGTGCCAGGGCTTCTCCGAGCCGGGCGCGGGCTCCGACCTCGCGAGCCTCAGGACGCGCGCCGTGGATCGCGGCGACCACTACGTCGTCAACGGCCAGAAGGTGTGGACGTCGGGCGCGCACTTCGCCCACTGGATCATCCTGCTCGTCCGCACGGACCCCGACGCGCCGAAGCATCGGGGGATCAGCTGCCTGCTCGTTCCCATGCGGTCGCCGGGGATCAGCGTGCGGCCGCTCGTGCTCATGACCGGCCACCACCACTTCAACGAGGTCTTCTTCACCGACGTGGCCGTGCCGACGGCGAACCTGCTCGGTCCGCCGAACCAGGGCTGGAAGGTCTCGACGACAACGCTCATGTACGAGCGCCACTCCGCCGGCGGCCGGAGCCACGCGGCGCAGATCGCGCGCCTCGCGGCGCTCGCCCGGCGCGTGACGATCGACGGGAAGCCCGCGTGGGACCAGCCGTGGATCCGCCAGCGGCTCGCCCAGCTCGCGATCGACTGCGAGGCGCTCAAGTACACGCGGCTCAGGAGCCTCACACGCCAGCTCCGCGGCGAGCCGCCCGGGCCCGAGGGCTCGATCCTCAAGCTCACCGGCTCCGAGCTCGGCGTGCGGATCGCCGACGTCGCCGGCGAGCTGCTCGGCATGCACGTGCTCGTGAACGAGCCCTCGGGCGCCGTGCCGGACGCCCCGCGCTGGTTCAACCGCGTCCTCGCCGCGCGGCAGTACACCATCTCGGCGGGAACGAGCGAGATTCAGCGGAACATCATCGGCGAGCGCGTCCTCGGCCTGCCCAAGGACTGAGCGCCGCGCGCGAGCCTCGACGGGCGTTCAGCAGTGGCGGCACGGCGGGAAGTCCCGTGAGTACACGGGCTGCTTCAGGAACTCCTCGGGGTTGTACTTCCAGAACTGGCTGACGGCGGGGTAGGTGTAGATGACGGTGTTTTGCAGCTTCCCGCCCACGCGCTCCACCTTGCGGATGTAGACGTTCTGCGTCGGGTTGCCGTACGCGTCCATCTCCACGGGGCCGCGCGGAGCGTCGGTGATCCTCACCTTGCGGAGCGCGGCCATGAGGGCGGCCCGATCCTCCACCTTGCCGCCGATGGCTTTGACGGCCTCGTGGATGATGCGGGCGCCCGTGTAGCAGTTCTCCGAGTAGAAGCCCGGCGTGCGCTGGTAGGCCTTCTCGAACGCCGCGCGGAACTTGTGGTTGGCCGGCGTCTCCAGGGCGGCCGAGTAGTGGTGGGCGCTGACGACGCCGAGCGACTCGTCGCCGAGCTGCGGCAGCACGTGCTCGTCGGAGTACGTGCCGTTCGCGAGGAGGGGGACCCTCCCCTTGAGCCCGCTGTCCGCGTACTGCTTGGCGAACAACAGCGTCCACCGCCCGAGCCCCACGACGAACACCGCGTCGGCGTCCTTCCTGACCTGGGCCAGATACGGTGAATAGTCCTGGATGTTCAACGGCACCCACAGCTTCTGGACCACCTGACCGCCGCTGTCCTCGAAGGACTTGTGGAAGCCGCCGACAGTCTCCCAGCCGAATGCGTAGTCGAGCCCGATCGTGACGATCTTCTTGTAGCCGAGCGTCTTGGCCGCGTACTCGCCGAACGGGTGCATGTTGCCGCCGGCGGAGAAGCCCGTGCGGATGAGCCACTTCGGGCGGCGGCGCTGCGTCAGGTCGTCGGCCGAGTTGATCGGGTAGAGCGAGGGGATCCCCTGCTGCTCGATGTAGGGCACGAGCGCGTAGGCCACGTTGGAGAGAATGATCCCGACGAGCATGTGAACCTTGTCGTTCTCCACGAGCTTGCGGGCCTTGGTCAGCGCGGTCGCCGGCTGGCCTTCGTTGTCCTCCAGGATGACCTCGACCTTGCGCCCG
This window encodes:
- a CDS encoding acyl-CoA dehydrogenase, translating into MDFEYSPVQEAFRKEFRAWLAANLPPDLCLDDAADDRVASDRETFERRRAWQKTMHAAGWVGITWPTEYGGRGAGLIERVIWEEEYAAARAPVLPGNMALNLVGPTIIHWGTDAQKRRHLPAILAADEIWCQGFSEPGAGSDLASLRTRAVDRGDHYVVNGQKVWTSGAHFAHWIILLVRTDPDAPKHRGISCLLVPMRSPGISVRPLVLMTGHHHFNEVFFTDVAVPTANLLGPPNQGWKVSTTTLMYERHSAGGRSHAAQIARLAALARRVTIDGKPAWDQPWIRQRLAQLAIDCEALKYTRLRSLTRQLRGEPPGPEGSILKLTGSELGVRIADVAGELLGMHVLVNEPSGAVPDAPRWFNRVLAARQYTISAGTSEIQRNIIGERVLGLPKD
- a CDS encoding ABC transporter substrate-binding protein encodes the protein MRTVGRLVLMMAVASVFVAGEAAAQGPIKIGFISPLSGAIAAAGKDMYAGCELYWQELGWQMAGRKVEVILEDNEGQPATALTKARKLVENDKVHMLVGIILSNVAYALVPYIEQQGIPSLYPINSADDLTQRRRPKWLIRTGFSAGGNMHPFGEYAAKTLGYKKIVTIGLDYAFGWETVGGFHKSFEDSGGQVVQKLWVPLNIQDYSPYLAQVRKDADAVFVVGLGRWTLLFAKQYADSGLKGRVPLLANGTYSDEHVLPQLGDESLGVVSAHHYSAALETPANHKFRAAFEKAYQRTPGFYSENCYTGARIIHEAVKAIGGKVEDRAALMAALRKVRITDAPRGPVEMDAYGNPTQNVYIRKVERVGGKLQNTVIYTYPAVSQFWKYNPEEFLKQPVYSRDFPPCRHC